A portion of the uncultured Draconibacterium sp. genome contains these proteins:
- a CDS encoding bifunctional 3,4-dihydroxy-2-butanone-4-phosphate synthase/GTP cyclohydrolase II: MTDIKLNTIPEAIAAIQKGEMVIVVDDEDRENEGDLIVASEMITTEIVNFMASKARGLICVALTEERCKQLELDLMVGKNTSANETAFTVSVDAIHPEVTTGISAADRAITIKMLVDGKTRPEQLGRPGHIFPLKAMERGVLRRTGHTEAAVDLARLAGMKPSGVLVEIMNEDGTMARLPQLYEFAQKHNLKLVTIKDLISFLFQSESLIDRGEEVALPTDYGDFRIVPFRQKSNGAEHVALIKGEWDANEPILVRVHSSCMTGDIFGSMRCECGDQLHSSMEMIEKAGKGVIVYMMQEGRGIGLLNKIAAYKLQDQGLDTVEANLHLGFKADERDYGVGAQILSNLGVTKMRLLTNNPVKRVGLEGYGLEVTDIVPIEIAPNEHNQRYMRTKRDRMGHHLRKFNYDK; the protein is encoded by the coding sequence ATGACAGATATTAAGCTTAACACAATTCCTGAAGCCATTGCTGCAATTCAGAAAGGTGAAATGGTAATTGTTGTTGATGATGAAGATCGTGAAAATGAAGGTGATTTAATCGTTGCCTCAGAAATGATTACTACAGAAATTGTAAACTTTATGGCCTCTAAGGCACGCGGACTAATTTGCGTGGCTTTAACCGAGGAGCGTTGTAAGCAGTTGGAGCTTGATTTGATGGTAGGGAAAAACACTTCCGCTAATGAAACAGCTTTTACGGTTTCTGTTGATGCGATTCATCCTGAAGTAACAACCGGTATTTCGGCTGCCGACCGTGCAATAACCATAAAAATGTTAGTTGACGGGAAGACCCGCCCGGAACAATTGGGCCGTCCGGGGCATATTTTTCCTTTAAAAGCCATGGAGCGTGGTGTCTTGCGCAGAACAGGACACACCGAAGCTGCTGTTGATTTGGCTCGATTAGCAGGCATGAAACCATCAGGAGTGTTGGTTGAAATTATGAACGAAGATGGAACAATGGCCCGTTTACCGCAATTGTACGAATTCGCTCAAAAACATAATCTGAAGCTGGTTACAATCAAAGATCTGATTTCATTCCTTTTTCAAAGCGAAAGCCTTATTGATAGGGGTGAAGAAGTGGCATTACCAACAGATTACGGCGATTTTAGAATTGTCCCTTTCCGTCAGAAATCGAATGGAGCCGAGCATGTTGCCCTAATAAAAGGCGAGTGGGATGCCAATGAGCCAATTCTGGTTCGTGTGCATTCGTCGTGTATGACCGGCGATATTTTTGGATCGATGCGTTGCGAATGTGGCGACCAGTTACATAGCTCGATGGAAATGATTGAAAAAGCCGGGAAAGGCGTTATCGTGTATATGATGCAGGAAGGTCGTGGTATTGGATTGCTTAATAAAATTGCTGCCTATAAATTACAAGACCAGGGGTTGGATACGGTAGAAGCCAATCTCCACCTTGGATTTAAAGCAGATGAACGCGACTACGGTGTTGGAGCCCAGATTTTGAGTAATCTTGGCGTAACCAAAATGCGTTTGCTTACCAATAATCCGGTGAAACGTGTTGGGTTGGAAGGGTATGGTTTGGAAGTAACCGATATTGTACCTATTGAAATTGCACCAAACGAGCATAATCAGCGTTACATGAGAACCAAACGCGACCGAATGGGTCATCACCTCCGTAAATTTAACTACGACAAATAA
- the pbpC gene encoding penicillin-binding protein 1C, whose amino-acid sequence MAKFLKKRFWKWGSIVFLAMLVLFFIGGLFVPRPLFTASYSTVVESRNGGLLGARISDDEQWRFPAVDSVPQKYEQCVLQFEDQHFYHHPGVNLVSIGRAMWQNIKARKVVSGGSTITMQLSRLARGNKTRNLKNKLIEVFWALQIELRYTKTEILNLYASHAPFGGNVVGIDAAAWRYFARESDQLSWAESATLAVLPNAPSLIYPGRLDDKLKQKRDRLLQMLLVSGTIDSLTCELAISEPLPEKVNALPNTAYHFTQLVNESQKGERTHTTIDRTIQSRVNQIVRKHQRRLKANYINNMAVIVAEIPSKKVRAYVGNTFADDSLNHGNYVDVVQAPRSSGSILKPFLYCKMMDEGMLLPSMLVPDIPIRFGGFTPMNFDRHYNGAVPAEEALARSLNIPAVHLLRDFGVAPFHSFLKQTGMSTLRQSLDYYGLSLILGGAEVKLWDLAGMYASLATILDTYNNKDGVYFSNPFSPLVWNENQKTAQTTELEQPVVRAASIYSTFKALLEVTRPESESGWERFAQSKKIAWKTGTSFGFRDAWAVGVTPKYVVAVWVGNADGEGRAGLTGVSAAAPVMFDVFSTLPDVQWFDAPVDEMDSIEVCSESGFLPGENCTDRKTILVPKGNKIGVCQWHQRIHLNAMQTHRVNANCYPVSQMVHKNWFVLPPAMEYYYKQQNVLYATLPPLLSGCTENQQQLDFIYPREWNRVFIPVELDGTKGKLIVELAHRLNNVDVYWYLDNDFLGVTKNIHQFELRPEPGWHTITVSDNRGNILTKRFFVVNG is encoded by the coding sequence TTGGCGAAGTTTTTAAAAAAGAGATTTTGGAAATGGGGAAGCATTGTTTTTTTAGCAATGCTAGTCCTGTTTTTTATTGGCGGACTTTTTGTCCCGCGTCCCTTGTTTACTGCTTCGTATTCAACAGTTGTTGAAAGTAGGAATGGAGGTTTACTGGGCGCACGAATTTCGGATGATGAGCAATGGCGTTTTCCGGCGGTCGACAGTGTTCCCCAAAAATACGAACAGTGCGTGTTGCAATTTGAAGATCAGCATTTTTATCATCATCCCGGTGTAAATCTGGTTTCGATTGGCCGTGCTATGTGGCAGAATATAAAAGCCCGGAAAGTGGTAAGTGGAGGTAGCACAATTACCATGCAGTTGAGCCGGTTAGCGCGTGGAAACAAAACACGAAATCTGAAAAATAAGCTGATTGAAGTGTTCTGGGCTTTGCAAATCGAATTGCGTTATACAAAAACTGAAATTCTTAATTTGTATGCATCACATGCACCTTTTGGCGGAAACGTTGTGGGTATTGATGCCGCAGCGTGGCGGTATTTTGCCCGCGAAAGTGATCAGTTGTCGTGGGCCGAGTCGGCAACTTTAGCGGTTCTTCCCAATGCGCCGTCGCTTATTTATCCCGGGCGGCTGGATGACAAATTGAAACAAAAACGCGATCGGCTTTTGCAAATGCTTTTGGTGAGTGGAACCATTGATAGTTTGACTTGTGAATTGGCAATTTCAGAACCATTACCCGAAAAGGTAAATGCTTTACCAAATACGGCCTATCATTTTACACAATTGGTAAACGAAAGCCAAAAAGGTGAGCGGACACATACAACCATTGATAGGACGATTCAAAGTCGTGTAAATCAGATTGTACGAAAACATCAGCGTCGGTTAAAAGCCAACTACATTAATAATATGGCGGTGATAGTGGCCGAAATTCCTTCGAAAAAAGTTAGAGCATATGTGGGAAATACATTCGCAGACGATAGTTTAAATCATGGAAATTATGTGGATGTTGTGCAGGCACCAAGAAGTTCAGGTAGTATTCTTAAACCGTTTTTGTATTGCAAAATGATGGATGAAGGAATGCTTTTACCCAGCATGTTGGTGCCCGATATTCCTATTCGTTTTGGAGGTTTTACACCCATGAATTTCGACCGGCATTACAATGGTGCCGTGCCTGCAGAGGAAGCCCTGGCACGATCGTTAAATATTCCTGCAGTTCATTTATTGCGTGATTTTGGTGTCGCACCATTTCATTCCTTTTTAAAACAAACCGGAATGTCGACATTACGCCAGTCGCTTGATTATTACGGGTTGTCGTTAATATTGGGTGGTGCCGAGGTAAAACTTTGGGACCTGGCAGGAATGTATGCGTCGTTGGCAACAATTCTGGATACCTACAACAACAAAGATGGAGTGTATTTCTCCAATCCATTTTCTCCGTTGGTTTGGAATGAAAACCAAAAAACGGCACAAACAACAGAGCTCGAACAGCCGGTTGTTCGGGCAGCCTCAATTTATTCAACTTTTAAAGCCTTGTTGGAAGTAACGCGGCCCGAATCGGAATCGGGTTGGGAGCGATTCGCACAATCGAAAAAAATTGCCTGGAAAACGGGTACCAGTTTTGGTTTTCGCGATGCATGGGCTGTTGGTGTAACACCAAAATATGTGGTTGCCGTTTGGGTGGGAAATGCCGATGGTGAGGGGCGTGCCGGCTTAACAGGAGTGTCGGCAGCTGCCCCGGTAATGTTTGATGTATTTTCAACTTTACCCGATGTTCAGTGGTTTGATGCGCCAGTTGACGAAATGGATAGCATAGAAGTATGCAGTGAAAGCGGCTTTTTGCCGGGAGAAAACTGTACCGACAGAAAGACAATTCTTGTTCCAAAAGGAAACAAAATTGGTGTTTGTCAGTGGCATCAGCGCATTCATTTAAATGCAATGCAAACACATCGGGTAAATGCCAACTGTTATCCGGTATCGCAAATGGTGCATAAAAACTGGTTTGTGCTTCCACCGGCTATGGAGTATTATTATAAACAGCAAAATGTGCTTTACGCAACTCTTCCACCGTTGTTGTCCGGATGTACCGAAAATCAGCAGCAACTTGATTTTATTTACCCGCGAGAGTGGAACAGGGTTTTTATTCCGGTTGAGTTGGATGGAACAAAAGGTAAGTTGATTGTTGAGTTGGCCCATCGCTTAAATAATGTAGATGTGTACTGGTATCTCGACAATGATTTTTTGGGAGTCACCAAAAATATTCATCAGTTTGAGCTTCGGCCTGAGCCAGGGTGGCACACTATTACTGTGAGTGATAATCGTGGAAATATACTTACAAAGCGGTTTTTTGTGGTTAACGGTTAG
- the ychF gene encoding redox-regulated ATPase YchF yields MALKCGIVGLPNVGKSTLFNCLSSAKAQSANFPFCTIEPNLGVITVPDERLTKLEELVKPQRVVPTTVEIVDIAGLVRGASKGEGLGNKFLGNIRETDAIIHVLRCFENENITHVDETINPVRDKETIDIELQLKDLETVESRIAKVEKQARTGNDPEAKRMFRILSKYKEVLMEGKSARTVEVDPSDAVAVKSLELLTNKPILYVCNVDEPAVVKGNAHVEAVKEAIKDENSEMLMIAAATEADIAELDDFEERQMFLDDLGLEEAGVAKLIKSAYKLLQLETYFTAGVKEVRAWTYHKGSKAPQAAGVIHSDFEKGFIRAEVIKYNDFVTLGSELACKEAGKMSIEGKEYVVTDGDIMHFRFNV; encoded by the coding sequence ATGGCTTTAAAATGTGGTATTGTTGGTTTACCAAACGTAGGAAAATCAACTCTTTTTAATTGTTTGTCGAGTGCAAAAGCACAGTCTGCAAATTTTCCGTTCTGTACAATCGAACCCAATTTAGGGGTGATAACTGTACCCGACGAGCGATTAACAAAATTGGAAGAATTGGTAAAACCGCAACGCGTGGTTCCAACAACGGTTGAAATTGTTGATATTGCCGGTTTGGTTCGTGGTGCGAGTAAAGGTGAAGGACTTGGTAATAAGTTTCTTGGAAATATTCGCGAAACGGATGCAATTATTCACGTATTGCGTTGTTTCGAAAACGAGAACATTACGCACGTTGATGAAACAATTAATCCGGTGCGTGATAAGGAAACCATTGATATTGAACTTCAGTTGAAAGACCTGGAGACCGTTGAAAGCCGCATTGCCAAAGTTGAAAAACAAGCACGCACAGGAAACGATCCGGAAGCCAAACGTATGTTCCGCATCTTATCAAAATACAAAGAGGTTTTGATGGAAGGAAAATCAGCACGTACTGTTGAAGTTGATCCATCGGATGCAGTAGCTGTAAAAAGCCTTGAATTGCTGACCAACAAACCTATCCTGTATGTTTGTAATGTTGACGAGCCAGCAGTTGTGAAAGGAAATGCACACGTTGAAGCAGTTAAAGAAGCCATTAAAGATGAGAATTCGGAAATGCTGATGATTGCAGCAGCAACCGAAGCTGATATTGCGGAGCTGGATGATTTTGAGGAGCGCCAAATGTTTTTGGATGATCTTGGATTAGAAGAAGCAGGTGTGGCTAAACTGATTAAATCAGCCTACAAATTACTTCAGCTGGAAACATATTTTACAGCGGGAGTAAAAGAAGTTCGTGCATGGACTTACCATAAAGGAAGTAAAGCACCACAGGCAGCTGGTGTTATTCACTCTGATTTTGAAAAAGGTTTTATTCGTGCCGAGGTAATTAAATACAACGACTTTGTAACTTTAGGATCGGAGCTGGCATGTAAAGAGGCCGGAAAAATGTCGATCGAAGGAAAAGAGTACGTCGTAACCGATGGCGATATTATGCACTTCAGGTTCAATGTTTAA
- a CDS encoding RNA polymerase sigma factor, with translation MPESDKHIITDLKDKNKRDLAFHQLVNTYQERLYWHIRKIVMSHDDADDVLQNTFLKVWRSIDNFREESSLFTWLYRIATNESITFINSKKKKSFMPMNDASEYLMDNLTSDPYFEGDEIQLKLQKAILRLPEKQRIVFNMKYFDDMKYDEMSEILDTSVGALKASYHHAAKKIEDYLKKTD, from the coding sequence ATGCCGGAGTCTGATAAACATATCATAACCGATTTAAAGGATAAAAACAAGCGCGATCTTGCTTTTCATCAACTGGTAAATACTTACCAGGAGCGCTTGTATTGGCATATCCGTAAGATTGTTATGAGCCATGATGACGCTGACGATGTATTGCAAAACACTTTTTTAAAGGTGTGGCGAAGCATCGATAATTTTCGTGAAGAATCGAGTCTTTTCACCTGGTTGTACCGCATTGCAACCAACGAATCGATTACGTTCATCAACTCGAAAAAGAAAAAAAGCTTTATGCCAATGAATGATGCCAGCGAATATTTGATGGATAACTTAACGTCAGATCCGTATTTTGAAGGTGACGAAATTCAGCTGAAATTACAAAAAGCAATATTACGTTTACCGGAGAAACAACGCATTGTTTTTAATATGAAATATTTTGATGATATGAAATACGATGAAATGTCGGAAATCCTTGACACATCGGTTGGTGCGTTAAAAGCATCCTATCATCATGCTGCAAAAAAAATAGAAGATTACTTAAAAAAAACAGATTAA
- a CDS encoding arylsulfatase: MKHLFVFLFLILTGALNAAEKGSQPNIIFIITDQQRADALGCMGNAAVISPNIDKLAEAGATFVNAYSSVPSCTPARAGLLTGLSPWHHGMLGYGRVARNYKYEMPRMLREAGYYTFGIGKMHWYPQKTLHGFHGTLVDESGRVEQDGFVSDYRDWFKLQAPGEDPDKTGIGWNEHASGVYQLDEKLHPTYWTGETAVELIENYNQDKPLFLKVSFARPHSPYDPPQRFLDLYKYVQVPAPYLGNWDQKFEGVEGGKEAAFGDFGVDHAIESRRHYYANITFIDEMVGKIIQTLKDKGMYENTLICFTSDHGDMLGDHYHWRKTYAYEGSSNIPFIVKWPESFEGNLVPGSKLEQVTELRDFLPTFLEAAGADIPDDMDGLSVLGLIKNPQAAWRNYIDLEHATTYSEENYWCALTDGAWKYIWFFRTGREQLFNLKNDPGEQNDLASSNEAELESWRQKMVDHLNERGEGFVKNGKLIQRSETLLYSPNYPIDDRSSNELIKDWRLEYNGVDRD, from the coding sequence ATGAAACATCTATTTGTATTTCTCTTTTTGATTCTAACAGGGGCACTCAATGCTGCCGAAAAGGGATCGCAGCCAAACATTATTTTTATTATTACCGATCAGCAACGTGCTGATGCACTGGGCTGCATGGGCAATGCTGCCGTAATATCTCCTAACATCGATAAGCTTGCTGAGGCAGGAGCTACCTTTGTAAACGCCTATTCATCGGTACCCAGCTGTACGCCGGCGCGTGCAGGTTTGCTTACCGGATTGTCGCCGTGGCACCACGGTATGTTAGGCTACGGCCGTGTGGCTCGTAATTATAAATACGAAATGCCACGCATGCTCCGCGAAGCGGGCTATTACACTTTTGGTATCGGGAAAATGCATTGGTATCCTCAGAAAACTTTACACGGATTTCATGGAACTTTGGTTGACGAAAGTGGGCGTGTTGAGCAGGATGGATTTGTGAGTGACTACCGCGATTGGTTTAAATTGCAGGCACCCGGCGAAGATCCCGATAAGACCGGAATTGGATGGAACGAGCATGCTTCCGGAGTTTATCAGCTTGATGAAAAATTGCATCCAACTTACTGGACCGGTGAAACAGCGGTTGAGTTAATCGAAAATTACAACCAGGATAAACCTCTGTTCTTGAAAGTGTCCTTTGCGCGGCCACACAGTCCGTACGATCCGCCGCAGCGTTTTCTCGATTTGTATAAATATGTTCAGGTTCCGGCACCTTATTTAGGCAATTGGGACCAAAAATTTGAAGGCGTGGAAGGTGGAAAAGAGGCAGCATTTGGCGATTTTGGAGTTGATCACGCCATTGAAAGCCGTCGACATTATTATGCCAACATAACTTTTATTGATGAAATGGTGGGAAAGATCATTCAAACTTTGAAGGATAAAGGGATGTACGAAAATACGCTCATTTGTTTTACTTCCGATCATGGCGACATGTTGGGTGACCACTATCACTGGCGGAAAACTTATGCTTATGAAGGTTCTTCAAATATCCCGTTTATTGTGAAATGGCCCGAATCGTTTGAAGGGAATTTGGTGCCCGGATCAAAGCTGGAACAGGTTACCGAATTGCGCGATTTTCTTCCTACATTTTTAGAAGCTGCCGGAGCAGATATTCCTGACGATATGGATGGTTTGTCAGTTCTCGGGTTGATAAAAAATCCACAGGCGGCGTGGCGAAATTACATAGACCTGGAACATGCAACAACTTATAGTGAAGAGAATTACTGGTGTGCCTTAACCGACGGCGCCTGGAAATATATCTGGTTTTTCAGAACCGGAAGAGAGCAGCTTTTTAACCTTAAAAATGATCCTGGAGAGCAAAACGATCTTGCTTCTTCAAATGAAGCAGAATTGGAAAGTTGGCGCCAAAAGATGGTGGATCATTTAAACGAAAGGGGCGAAGGATTTGTAAAGAATGGGAAATTGATTCAACGATCGGAGACATTATTGTACAGTCCAAATTATCCGATTGATGATCGTTCTTCAAACGAGTTGATAAAGGACTGGAGATTAGAATATAACGGAGTGGACAGAGATTGA